The proteins below are encoded in one region of Streptomyces cyanogenus:
- a CDS encoding PIG-L deacetylase family protein — protein MPIDQRRIEGPIFPLPRQFSSAMVIAAHPDDAEFSFGATVGRLAAEGTRITYVVCTDGSQGGEDPDEPAERLTATRYEEQRAAARHLGVAEVVFLGFRDGSLTADTALRKALAREIRRHTPELVLAHQPLRSLVFPIGASHPDHLAAGEAALAAVYPDARNPRAHPELLSEGLRPHVVDEVWLPGHEHTDLFVDVGEYALRKTEAILCHRSQFAASADPSADIAWVTDRMRANGAAAGCAYAEAFKRVVTGSHAAPGPQTAPAVHAEAAGEGSRS, from the coding sequence ATGCCGATCGACCAGCGCAGAATCGAAGGTCCGATTTTCCCTTTGCCCAGACAATTCTCCAGCGCCATGGTGATTGCCGCGCATCCCGATGACGCGGAGTTCAGCTTCGGTGCGACGGTGGGCAGACTCGCTGCGGAAGGCACCCGTATCACGTATGTCGTGTGCACCGACGGATCACAGGGCGGCGAGGATCCCGACGAACCCGCCGAACGGCTGACGGCGACCCGCTACGAGGAACAACGGGCCGCCGCCCGGCATCTGGGCGTGGCGGAGGTGGTTTTCCTCGGATTCCGCGACGGTTCTCTCACCGCTGACACGGCGCTGCGCAAGGCGCTCGCCCGGGAGATCCGGCGCCACACTCCCGAACTGGTGCTGGCCCACCAACCGCTGCGCTCGCTGGTGTTCCCGATCGGCGCATCCCACCCGGACCACCTCGCGGCCGGCGAGGCCGCACTGGCCGCCGTCTATCCGGACGCACGCAACCCACGAGCCCATCCGGAACTGCTCTCCGAGGGCCTGCGACCGCACGTGGTCGACGAGGTCTGGCTGCCCGGCCACGAACACACCGACCTTTTCGTCGACGTGGGTGAGTACGCCCTGCGCAAGACCGAGGCGATCCTCTGCCACCGCAGCCAGTTCGCCGCATCGGCCGACCCGTCGGCGGACATCGCCTGGGTGACCGACCGCATGCGGGCCAACGGCGCGGCAGCGGGCTGCGCATACGCGGAAGCCTTCAAACGCGTCGTGACCGGGAGCCACGCGGCGCCGGGACCGCAGACGGCACCGGCCGTGCACGCCGAAGCGGCGGGGGAAGGGAGCCGGTCGTGA
- a CDS encoding acyl-CoA dehydrogenase family protein, whose protein sequence is MTDLVRLFPDSADLMARVSDGAADRERHCVDPYEQLEMVRKSGLTALTLDESLGGPGGTVVDLMTFVTDLAEADPNVAHILRSHYLQPQMVRRLPPGPVRDRWAAEIRAGQIFGNATSERDGALGTAQYATRLIPTGTGWKLSGAKYYSTGTAFADWVMVVAHLDDRRIARINVPLDRPGVEVQDDWDGFGQHRTGTGTTTFTDVAVTEDDIVQVTDPDERRVASEVPLMQLYLQALVAGILRSVVTDARDLLAGRTRTFDHAPSPTPAHDPVLLATIGRLASTAYAVESMVLSAAADIDEAYASERAGMPDPALFARASRSAALVQVHAGEAALAAATALFDVGGASAASRAKNLDRHWRNIRTLTLHNPASYKAIAIGDLLVNSAPLPANGYF, encoded by the coding sequence ATGACCGATCTTGTTCGCCTCTTCCCCGACAGCGCCGACCTGATGGCCCGGGTGTCCGACGGGGCGGCCGACCGCGAACGGCACTGCGTCGACCCCTACGAGCAGCTGGAGATGGTCCGCAAGAGCGGGCTGACCGCGCTGACGCTGGACGAGTCCCTGGGCGGGCCCGGCGGTACCGTCGTCGACCTCATGACGTTCGTGACGGACCTCGCGGAGGCCGACCCGAACGTCGCGCACATCCTGCGCTCCCACTACCTCCAGCCGCAGATGGTCAGACGGCTGCCGCCCGGCCCCGTCCGTGACCGCTGGGCCGCGGAGATCCGGGCGGGCCAGATCTTCGGCAACGCCACCAGCGAGCGGGACGGCGCGCTGGGCACCGCCCAGTACGCCACCCGGCTGATCCCGACCGGCACCGGCTGGAAGCTGAGCGGTGCCAAGTACTACAGCACCGGTACCGCGTTCGCGGACTGGGTGATGGTCGTGGCCCACCTGGACGACCGGCGGATCGCCCGGATCAACGTGCCGCTGGACCGGCCGGGCGTCGAGGTGCAGGACGACTGGGACGGCTTCGGCCAGCACCGCACCGGAACCGGGACGACCACGTTCACCGACGTCGCCGTCACCGAGGACGACATCGTCCAGGTGACCGACCCCGACGAGCGCCGGGTGGCGTCCGAGGTACCGCTGATGCAGCTGTATCTGCAGGCGCTGGTCGCCGGCATCCTGCGGTCCGTGGTGACCGACGCCCGTGATCTCCTCGCCGGCCGCACCCGCACCTTCGACCACGCGCCCTCGCCCACCCCGGCCCACGACCCGGTGCTGCTGGCCACCATCGGACGGCTGGCGTCCACCGCCTACGCGGTGGAGAGCATGGTGCTGTCGGCCGCCGCCGACATCGACGAGGCCTACGCGAGCGAGCGCGCCGGCATGCCGGATCCCGCCCTGTTCGCGCGGGCGTCGCGGTCGGCGGCGCTGGTCCAGGTGCACGCCGGCGAAGCAGCGCTCGCCGCGGCCACCGCGCTCTTCGACGTCGGAGGCGCCTCCGCGGCCAGCCGCGCCAAGAACCTCGACCGGCACTGGCGCAACATCCGCACCCTCACCCTGCACAACCCCGCCTCGTACAAGGCCATCGCCATCGGCGACCTGCTGGTGAACTCCGCGCCCCTGCCCGCCAACGGCTACTTCTGA
- the glyA gene encoding serine hydroxymethyltransferase, with amino-acid sequence MGEHLAAVDQESLDQPSLDRVSLYQDLSPGPWHDTDTARLIAAELSRQRETVNLTAAANYLSPAVSAAMHPALESIHCEGYPGRRYHEGQETADAIERLAIQRARRLFGADHANVQPYRGTTANLAAAVAVLEPGDTLLGLQTASGGHYTTGSSLHLIGRMFRVVPYEVAADTCTLDYDALARVARAERPRAIFCGDTSYPRLWDWAALRAVADETGAVLVADISQSAGLIAGGAIPSPAPHADIMTAATYKTLRGPRAGLILAREGLAKAVDRAVYPICQGGTNVRVLAGVATALGEALTESFAAYTREVLANSRCLADHLARQGFDLVAGGTDNHACLADMRSFGTTGDAAARRLAAAGILANGNQIPHDPNPPRRPSGLRFGTAAVTTLGMGRAAMAEIAGLIAAVLREDGERTVDEVRGRVSEIRRAHATPATQWSDIDAEELVRPWI; translated from the coding sequence TTGGGAGAGCACCTTGCTGCTGTCGACCAGGAATCCCTCGACCAGCCATCCCTCGACCGGGTGTCCCTGTACCAGGACCTGTCGCCGGGACCCTGGCACGACACGGACACCGCCCGGCTCATAGCGGCCGAGCTCTCGCGCCAGCGCGAGACCGTCAACCTGACCGCCGCCGCGAACTACCTCAGTCCCGCGGTCTCGGCGGCCATGCACCCGGCGCTGGAATCGATCCACTGCGAGGGCTATCCGGGGCGCCGGTACCACGAGGGCCAGGAGACGGCCGACGCGATCGAGCGGCTGGCGATCCAGCGCGCCCGCCGCCTCTTCGGCGCCGACCACGCCAACGTCCAGCCCTACCGCGGCACCACCGCGAACCTCGCCGCGGCCGTCGCCGTCCTGGAACCCGGTGACACCCTGCTGGGGCTGCAGACCGCCTCCGGCGGCCACTACACGACGGGCAGCTCTCTGCACCTCATCGGCCGCATGTTCCGCGTCGTCCCCTACGAAGTGGCCGCGGACACCTGCACGCTCGACTACGACGCCCTCGCCCGCGTGGCCCGCGCCGAGCGCCCGCGGGCCATCTTCTGCGGCGACACCTCCTATCCGCGGCTGTGGGACTGGGCGGCGCTGCGCGCCGTCGCCGACGAGACGGGGGCCGTCCTCGTCGCGGACATCTCGCAGTCCGCCGGGCTCATCGCGGGCGGGGCGATACCGAGCCCCGCGCCCCACGCCGACATCATGACCGCGGCGACGTACAAGACGCTGCGGGGGCCGCGCGCGGGACTGATCCTCGCCCGCGAGGGTCTGGCCAAGGCCGTCGACCGGGCGGTGTACCCGATCTGCCAGGGCGGCACGAACGTCCGCGTGCTGGCGGGCGTCGCCACCGCCCTCGGTGAGGCGCTCACCGAGTCGTTCGCCGCCTACACCCGTGAGGTCCTGGCCAACAGCCGATGCCTCGCCGACCATCTCGCCCGCCAGGGCTTCGACCTGGTCGCCGGCGGCACCGACAACCACGCCTGCCTGGCCGACATGAGGTCCTTCGGCACCACCGGCGACGCGGCCGCGCGCCGGCTGGCCGCGGCCGGCATCCTCGCCAATGGCAACCAGATCCCCCACGACCCCAACCCGCCCCGCAGGCCCAGCGGGCTGCGGTTCGGCACCGCGGCCGTGACCACGCTCGGCATGGGCCGGGCAGCGATGGCGGAGATCGCCGGGCTGATCGCGGCCGTCCTGCGGGAGGACGGAGAGCGGACCGTGGACGAGGTCCGCGGGCGGGTGTCCGAGATTCGCCGTGCCCACGCCACCCCGGCCACGCAGTGGTCCGACATCGACGCCGAGGAGCTGGTCCGACCGTGGATCTGA
- a CDS encoding cytidylyltransferase domain-containing protein: MKAVIPAKNSSTRVPGKNFRPFHEGRSLFDIKVEQLLRHLPAEDVYASSEDPAVAGHTERLGINFLPRDPHLARNETPYAHVVSEICRQVPGDDDIAWCHVTDPLFDDFGACLQAWEEAREKHDSLVVVYPFRGYLLDTDHRPMGFGFGPWHTPSQQLPVRYQLGFTLSLLRRSTAVSLGPIGARPHWFHARNRVVDIDDEDDFEMARVLYGRLARPTA, from the coding sequence GTGAAGGCGGTCATACCGGCGAAGAACTCGTCGACACGGGTTCCGGGCAAGAACTTCCGTCCTTTTCATGAGGGACGGTCCCTTTTCGACATCAAGGTCGAGCAGCTCCTGCGCCACCTGCCCGCCGAGGACGTCTACGCCAGCAGCGAGGACCCGGCTGTCGCCGGACACACCGAGCGGCTGGGCATCAACTTCCTGCCCAGGGACCCTCATCTGGCGCGCAACGAGACGCCGTACGCCCATGTGGTCAGCGAGATCTGCCGGCAGGTGCCCGGCGACGACGACATCGCCTGGTGCCATGTCACCGACCCGCTCTTCGACGACTTCGGCGCCTGTCTCCAGGCGTGGGAGGAGGCCCGGGAGAAGCACGACTCCCTGGTGGTGGTCTATCCCTTCCGTGGCTATCTGCTCGACACGGACCACCGGCCGATGGGCTTCGGGTTCGGCCCCTGGCACACCCCGTCCCAACAGCTCCCGGTCCGCTACCAGCTGGGCTTCACGCTGTCCCTGCTGCGGCGCTCCACCGCCGTCTCGCTGGGTCCGATCGGCGCGCGCCCGCACTGGTTCCACGCCCGCAATCGCGTGGTCGACATCGACGACGAGGACGACTTCGAGATGGCGCGCGTGCTCTACGGCCGACTGGCCCGGCCCACGGCCTGA
- a CDS encoding beta-ketoacyl synthase N-terminal-like domain-containing protein has translation MSVQNPDRAIAVIGMACRFPGARDVDSYWSNLLQGAHFLDPLDESGLKGKGVPRDRYAREGYVGVSGAVDGVEHFDSAFFGIAPAEADTMDPQHRLFLEEAVHALEDAGWAGRSAGRRVGVFCGSGENRYGRLLPDPDEAAGSHRRMSDAPAMLPLRVSYHLDLRGPSVFVNSLCSTGLTAVHLARQSLLAGDCDIALAGAVSVQLPHEHGYVAQESAVLSPDGVLRPFDRAASGTVPGSGVGIVVLRPLADALRDGDRIHAVLHGTAVNNDGSDRQSFAAPSVAGQRDVILAALADARVDPRTIGYVEAHGTGTPLGDPIEIAALREARERLGVDTPCAIGTVKSSIGHLDTAAGMAGLIKAVLCVREGVIPATVNHRELLTSADVEGSGLYVNTRRRPWPDDGRCAAVSALGVGGTNAHVVVGRHRPVTEPGGTDRGAPEIFPLSARTAEAFHGLRERLADAVAAGGDRACADVARTLQYGRVPRELRRAWVGSSLPELAALLKEEADPVAAGPLEVAIDLGSAVRPEPSVADRVPALRAAQDHPHPAGRAFLSAHAALEELAALGVPVGTLTAHGAGEYLAAAFAGALDREVALRCAVRYEEIQAVVRNGGDLSACEEHLGALEDDLRAHPLGRAGTALRSLSLDTTVPAGCVPPLDHFLDVAQTSVLGGGPAAFPAGAADLMRALSSWEDWLALAAWCWERGADLDWTRLRGGSAHTVSLPLYPFEARRHWAITLPAGTASLPATAPVPVPAPVVAGTEEDVLAVVMEAWRSVLGVPDVEPDSDFFALGGHSLVAAQIAARLQERFDVRVPLGDLLDAETPEGMTELVRDLRASAELYSKLTAPDSADSTGTFEL, from the coding sequence GTGAGCGTGCAGAACCCCGACCGCGCCATCGCCGTGATCGGTATGGCATGCCGCTTTCCCGGAGCGCGGGACGTAGACAGCTACTGGTCGAACCTGCTCCAGGGAGCCCACTTCCTGGATCCGCTCGACGAGTCCGGCCTGAAGGGCAAGGGCGTACCGCGGGACCGGTACGCCCGGGAGGGATACGTCGGAGTCTCGGGCGCCGTCGACGGAGTGGAACACTTCGACTCGGCCTTCTTCGGCATCGCGCCGGCCGAGGCCGACACGATGGACCCGCAGCACCGGCTGTTCCTGGAGGAAGCCGTGCACGCGCTGGAGGACGCCGGCTGGGCGGGCCGCTCCGCGGGACGGCGCGTGGGAGTGTTCTGCGGCAGCGGCGAGAACCGGTACGGCCGGCTGCTGCCGGACCCGGACGAGGCCGCGGGCAGCCACCGCCGCATGTCGGACGCGCCGGCGATGCTGCCCCTGCGGGTCTCCTACCACCTCGACCTGCGTGGCCCCAGCGTCTTCGTGAACTCGCTGTGCTCCACCGGGCTCACCGCCGTGCACCTGGCCCGGCAGAGCCTGCTGGCGGGTGACTGCGACATCGCCCTGGCCGGTGCGGTGTCCGTGCAGCTGCCGCACGAGCACGGGTACGTCGCCCAGGAGAGCGCGGTGCTGTCTCCCGACGGTGTCCTGCGCCCCTTCGACCGTGCCGCGTCCGGGACGGTGCCGGGCAGCGGAGTCGGCATCGTCGTGCTCAGGCCGCTGGCCGACGCGCTCAGGGACGGCGACCGCATCCACGCCGTGCTGCACGGCACGGCGGTGAACAACGACGGCTCCGACCGCCAGAGCTTCGCCGCGCCCAGTGTCGCCGGACAACGCGACGTCATTCTGGCCGCCCTCGCCGACGCCCGGGTGGACCCCCGGACCATCGGCTATGTGGAGGCCCACGGCACCGGCACGCCCCTCGGGGACCCGATCGAGATCGCGGCTCTGCGCGAAGCGCGGGAGCGGCTCGGCGTGGACACCCCGTGCGCGATCGGCACCGTGAAGTCCTCCATCGGGCACCTGGACACGGCTGCGGGCATGGCCGGACTCATCAAGGCGGTCCTCTGCGTGCGCGAAGGCGTCATTCCGGCGACGGTCAACCACCGGGAACTCCTCACGTCGGCCGACGTGGAGGGCAGCGGACTGTACGTCAACACCCGGCGCCGTCCCTGGCCGGACGACGGACGGTGCGCCGCCGTGTCCGCGCTCGGCGTCGGTGGCACCAACGCCCACGTCGTGGTCGGCCGGCACCGCCCCGTCACCGAGCCGGGCGGCACCGACCGCGGCGCCCCCGAGATCTTCCCTCTGTCGGCGCGTACCGCCGAGGCCTTCCACGGACTGCGCGAGCGCCTCGCCGACGCCGTGGCCGCCGGTGGCGACCGGGCGTGCGCGGACGTCGCGCGCACCCTCCAGTACGGCCGTGTGCCCCGCGAACTGCGCCGGGCCTGGGTCGGGTCCTCGCTGCCCGAGCTCGCGGCACTGCTGAAGGAGGAGGCGGACCCCGTCGCCGCCGGACCGCTGGAGGTGGCCATCGACCTCGGGTCCGCCGTACGTCCCGAGCCGTCCGTGGCCGACCGGGTGCCCGCGCTGCGCGCGGCACAGGACCATCCCCACCCCGCCGGGCGGGCCTTCCTGTCGGCACATGCCGCGCTGGAGGAACTCGCGGCCCTCGGCGTGCCGGTCGGCACCCTCACGGCTCACGGGGCGGGCGAGTACCTGGCGGCGGCCTTCGCGGGTGCGCTGGACCGCGAGGTCGCCCTGCGGTGCGCCGTGCGGTACGAGGAGATCCAGGCCGTCGTCCGCAACGGCGGCGACCTGAGCGCGTGCGAGGAACACCTGGGCGCGCTGGAGGACGACCTTCGCGCGCATCCGCTCGGCCGGGCGGGCACCGCACTGCGGTCGCTCAGTCTCGACACGACGGTGCCCGCGGGATGCGTGCCGCCCCTGGACCACTTCCTCGACGTGGCACAGACGTCCGTCCTGGGCGGCGGCCCGGCTGCGTTCCCGGCGGGCGCCGCGGATCTCATGCGCGCGCTCTCCTCGTGGGAGGACTGGCTGGCGCTGGCCGCGTGGTGCTGGGAGAGGGGTGCCGACCTCGACTGGACCCGGTTGCGCGGTGGATCCGCGCACACGGTCTCCCTGCCCCTCTACCCCTTCGAGGCGCGGCGGCACTGGGCGATCACCCTCCCGGCCGGGACCGCGTCTCTCCCCGCGACCGCGCCTGTGCCCGTACCCGCTCCTGTCGTCGCCGGCACGGAGGAGGACGTCCTCGCCGTCGTCATGGAGGCCTGGCGGTCCGTGCTCGGTGTGCCGGACGTCGAACCCGACTCCGACTTCTTCGCCCTGGGCGGGCACTCACTGGTGGCAGCCCAGATCGCCGCCCGGTTGCAGGAGCGCTTCGACGTCCGGGTCCCCCTCGGTGACCTGCTGGACGCCGAGACCCCCGAGGGGATGACCGAGCTCGTGCGCGATCTGCGGGCGTCCGCCGAGCTCTACAGCAAGCTGACCGCACCCGACAGTGCCGACTCGACAGGAACCTTCGAGCTGTGA
- a CDS encoding non-ribosomal peptide synthetase has translation MPVSAGRRVAPLTRQQQAVWAAQRLGAAGDAYNIPVAYRLAGPVDAAALDRALCELIVRHPVLRSRPDAQGAFLEVSDDLPDSVLRVHEVAGQDGHTRLAAAARTPFAADAPLRLRAELFRSGPQEALLLLLLDHLAADAPSVGLLLDDLSALYASYADASAPHPEPVAEDGYFAYAMAQKEFEASPEGCSDEEFWAEYVQGAATPSAGWERATGEVPSPHTSSVEVRVPEDLRRRCEDKGVTPFAALLSAFSLTLQHYFRTDDLLIGYPAVDWRRSQYPGVVGLYSEMLPFRPPARQDRTADEYVGQVQDSVLDCLAHQGGSLAKAWSALRSEAQPASPSVFPAIMSLNEATTGEALSLPGVTAHRLPMVPRDGKAGLLLSVNAGQRGYTGRLDFLRDQYPAYVARSIARAVETVLGQLLDTPERPVLRMALADAEDRASAVAHGRSDPGGAPPPLITSAFAEQAASRPDALALIDDERTMTYRELDDGSRRLAARIAALGLPAGSTVALCLPRSAAFIVAALAVLRSGMAYLPVDPAQPARRRSFVIGDAGAAAVLIADDAARAQLTADLPVLDVRAPGDTTTGFADAPVDGTGPAYLITTSGTTGLPKAVVVPHRAIANNLAWKQRAFGLDRHDRFYFKTPPVFDASVWEYLVPLTIGASLVIAAPDAHRDPAALLADMRRHEVTVAQFVPTLLKALPGDEGLSGCPSLRWVFCGGEQLDRAVVRMVARTSTARVVNLYGPTEATIDATFHRCEPGDDTGPVMPIGRAVDGAQTYVLGDGGQLLPPGFTGELHLGGVVLADGYVNREQLTAERFIASPLEEHAGVPTAPRLYRTGDLVRRRDDGVLEFVGREDGQVKIRGLRVDLDGIRSLLLEHDGVKDAVVVVHPRRKDTLVAYVVAPAGTTADGILAHLGERLPAEQLPAHVVRLDELPVTATGKADVRSLPVPEAGRDVTAQTAPRTALEQRLTELWAEALGVSPERVPRSVSLFELGGSSVTLIQLHGSIRRELSAEVPVTDLFKYPTVSALAGALSRRGRTPQN, from the coding sequence ATGCCTGTCTCCGCAGGGCGCCGAGTCGCGCCCCTGACACGCCAACAACAAGCCGTGTGGGCAGCGCAGCGGCTCGGCGCTGCCGGCGACGCGTACAACATTCCGGTCGCCTACCGGCTCGCGGGGCCGGTGGACGCGGCAGCCCTGGACCGAGCACTGTGCGAGCTGATCGTCCGGCACCCGGTGCTGCGCTCCCGCCCTGACGCGCAGGGAGCATTCCTAGAGGTCAGCGACGATCTCCCGGACAGCGTGCTGCGCGTGCACGAGGTCGCGGGCCAGGACGGGCACACGCGCCTGGCCGCGGCGGCTCGCACGCCCTTCGCGGCTGACGCCCCGCTCCGCTTGCGCGCCGAGCTCTTCCGCAGCGGGCCGCAGGAGGCACTGCTCCTGCTGCTGCTGGACCATCTTGCTGCCGACGCTCCGTCCGTGGGGCTGCTCCTGGACGACCTGTCCGCGCTCTACGCGTCGTACGCCGACGCGTCGGCGCCGCATCCCGAACCCGTCGCGGAGGACGGCTACTTTGCCTATGCGATGGCACAGAAGGAGTTCGAAGCGTCGCCCGAGGGCTGCTCGGACGAGGAGTTCTGGGCTGAATACGTCCAGGGTGCGGCCACTCCCTCGGCCGGCTGGGAACGCGCCACGGGCGAGGTGCCCAGCCCGCACACCTCGTCGGTCGAGGTGCGGGTACCCGAGGACCTCCGCCGGCGCTGCGAGGACAAGGGCGTCACGCCGTTCGCGGCGCTGTTGAGTGCCTTCTCACTCACCCTGCAGCACTACTTCCGCACCGACGACCTCCTGATCGGGTACCCGGCCGTCGACTGGCGTCGCTCCCAGTACCCGGGCGTGGTCGGGCTCTACTCCGAGATGCTGCCCTTCCGGCCGCCGGCCAGGCAGGACCGGACCGCCGACGAGTACGTCGGACAGGTGCAGGACTCGGTCCTGGACTGCCTGGCCCACCAGGGCGGTTCCCTCGCGAAGGCGTGGTCGGCCCTGCGCAGCGAGGCACAGCCCGCCTCGCCATCGGTGTTCCCGGCGATCATGTCGCTCAACGAGGCGACCACCGGTGAAGCACTGAGCCTGCCGGGTGTCACCGCCCATCGTCTCCCCATGGTGCCGCGCGACGGCAAGGCGGGCCTGCTGCTGTCGGTCAACGCCGGCCAGCGGGGATACACCGGCCGACTGGACTTCCTGCGCGACCAGTACCCCGCCTACGTCGCCCGGAGCATCGCACGCGCCGTCGAGACGGTGCTCGGGCAGCTGCTGGACACGCCCGAACGCCCCGTGCTGCGCATGGCCCTTGCCGACGCCGAGGACCGGGCGAGCGCAGTCGCGCACGGCCGCTCGGACCCCGGCGGCGCCCCGCCGCCGCTGATCACCAGCGCCTTCGCGGAGCAGGCGGCCTCCCGGCCCGATGCGCTCGCGCTGATCGATGACGAGCGCACCATGACCTACCGGGAGCTGGACGACGGCAGCCGTCGCCTTGCCGCTCGCATCGCGGCCCTGGGACTGCCCGCCGGAAGCACGGTGGCGCTGTGCCTGCCGCGGTCCGCCGCGTTCATCGTCGCCGCCCTGGCGGTGCTCCGCTCGGGCATGGCCTACCTGCCCGTCGACCCGGCGCAGCCGGCCAGGCGGCGTTCCTTCGTCATCGGCGACGCCGGCGCGGCGGCCGTACTGATCGCCGACGACGCGGCGCGTGCCCAGCTCACGGCCGACCTGCCGGTCCTCGACGTCCGCGCACCGGGAGACACGACGACCGGGTTCGCCGACGCGCCGGTCGACGGCACAGGACCGGCGTACCTGATCACCACCTCGGGCACCACGGGCCTGCCCAAGGCCGTTGTCGTTCCGCACCGGGCCATCGCCAACAACCTGGCGTGGAAGCAGCGCGCGTTCGGGCTGGACCGGCACGACCGCTTCTACTTCAAGACGCCCCCCGTCTTCGACGCCTCGGTGTGGGAGTACCTGGTACCCCTCACGATCGGCGCGTCGTTGGTGATCGCCGCCCCCGACGCGCACCGCGACCCGGCGGCTCTCCTCGCGGACATGCGCCGGCACGAGGTGACGGTCGCACAGTTCGTACCGACCCTGCTCAAGGCCCTGCCCGGCGACGAGGGCCTGAGCGGCTGCCCCTCGCTGCGCTGGGTGTTCTGCGGCGGTGAGCAACTCGACCGCGCGGTGGTGCGGATGGTCGCCCGCACGAGCACGGCCCGGGTGGTCAACCTCTACGGCCCCACCGAGGCCACCATCGATGCGACGTTCCACAGGTGCGAGCCCGGCGACGACACCGGCCCCGTCATGCCGATCGGCCGCGCCGTGGACGGTGCACAGACGTACGTGCTCGGCGACGGGGGTCAGCTCCTGCCCCCCGGCTTCACGGGTGAACTGCATCTCGGCGGCGTCGTCCTCGCCGACGGCTACGTCAACCGCGAACAGCTGACGGCGGAGCGGTTCATCGCCAGCCCCCTGGAGGAACACGCCGGCGTACCGACGGCGCCGCGGCTGTACCGCACCGGCGACCTGGTGCGCCGACGCGACGACGGCGTACTGGAGTTCGTCGGGCGGGAGGACGGCCAGGTCAAGATCCGCGGGCTGCGCGTGGACCTCGACGGCATCCGCAGCCTGCTGCTGGAGCACGACGGGGTGAAGGACGCCGTGGTGGTCGTGCATCCCCGGCGGAAGGACACGCTGGTGGCATACGTCGTCGCCCCGGCCGGCACGACGGCCGACGGCATCCTCGCGCACCTGGGCGAGCGCCTCCCGGCGGAGCAGCTTCCGGCGCACGTGGTGCGGCTGGACGAGCTGCCGGTCACCGCGACGGGCAAGGCCGACGTCCGGTCCCTGCCCGTACCGGAGGCGGGCCGGGACGTCACGGCACAGACCGCGCCGCGCACCGCCCTGGAACAGCGGCTCACCGAGCTGTGGGCCGAAGCGCTCGGCGTTTCCCCCGAGCGCGTGCCGAGGTCGGTGAGCCTGTTCGAGCTGGGCGGCAGCTCGGTGACCCTCATTCAGCTGCACGGCAGCATCCGACGGGAGCTGTCGGCGGAGGTGCCGGTCACCGACCTGTTCAAGTACCCGACCGTATCGGCCCTCGCCGGCGCGCTCAGTCGCCGTGGCCGCACACCGCAGAACTAG